The window AAGGTGATCCCCATTATCAACGAAAACGACGCGACGGCGCTTCACGAGCTGGTCTTTGGCGACAACGACCGTCTTTCGGCCCTTGTCGCGCACCGCTTCAAGGCGGATCTTCTCGTCATTCTTAGCGATATCGACGGCTACTACACAGCGAATCCGCGGACCTGCACAGATGCTAAGATCCGCAAAGTCGTCCATGAGATCGACCCTAGCGAGCTGGTGGCCGAGGCAACCCCGAACAATCGATTCGCGACGGGGGGCATTGTGACAAAGCTCCAGGCTGCTCAGTTCCTCCTGGAGAGGGGCGGGAAGATGTACCTCTCGAGCGGCTTTCAACTGGAGACGGTGCGCGACTTCCTTATTGGCGGACACCATGAGCTGGGCACGCTGTTTTATCCGAGTGTCCTCTCCGCTTGAGGCAATCGGGGCgatcacacacacgcacagacaagATACAGAGAGCCAGCGAGAAACAAGTAAAGCTGGAGATCCCTCCTATCCCTGCATGTCTGTGATTCGGAGGCACAGTAGAGTCGGCAGGAACCACTCATTCTTTTAGTCTACTCCTTACCCACATGTGATTTCTTTTCGACAGTATTCCCCCTACCTTGATGGGCGGGGGGAAGCAAACGAATCGTAGCATAAACTCTTCTGCTTCCTACCCCCATCAAAACAAGTTCCAACTGGCTTCCATGCACACACCCCCTGTGCACGTTTCGCCTCGCCTTATTATTCGCACCTTCCTAGCATCTTTCAAAGGTATAGCGAAGACGCCAATGTAGTACCCCATGAAGTGCGCCACAGCGCATCCTTTACGGCAAGAGCGCAAGGTAGCC is drawn from Leishmania braziliensis MHOM/BR/75/M2904 complete genome, chromosome 26 and contains these coding sequences:
- a CDS encoding putative glutamate 5-kinase, whose product is MAEVLKLVKRIVVKVGSSILVENQEIASHRIEALCRFVAELQARYEVILVTSGAVAAGYTKKEMDKSFVPNKQALASMGQPLLMHMYYTEFQKHGILCAQMLLAAYDLDSRKRTINAHNTIEVLLSHKVIPIINENDATALHELVFGDNDRLSALVAHRFKADLLVILSDIDGYYTANPRTCTDAKIRKVVHEIDPSELVAEATPNNRFATGGIVTKLQAAQFLLERGGKMYLSSGFQLETVRDFLIGGHHELGTLFYPSVLSA